The Opitutales bacterium ASA1 genome window below encodes:
- a CDS encoding nucleoside recognition domain-containing protein: MSTPADIVRSVDAERWRLPRNVHDQLTEAIYGEAARIAERSVGRRGSSRRLEWQQRIDKLVTGPITGLPIMALAFATVLWLTISGANVPSGLLATLLVDTLHPILREFAHAHLWAWLAGLLVDGMYLATAWVISVMLPPMAIFFPLFTLLEDFGYLPRVAFNLDRIFQRVGAHGKQSLTMAMGYGCNAAGVIAARVIDSPRERLIAIITNNFAICNGRWPTQILIATIFLGALAPAAFAGFTATFAVFAVAVVGLLLTLASSWVLSRTVLRGEASTFSLELPPYRPPNILRTLYTSLIDRTLFVLWRAIVFALPAGAVIWLVANIEFGDQSAAAWIVGGLDPVAVFFGLNGVILLAYIIAVPANEIVIPTILMLTALLTGQSELGGGAGVMFETDDASVHAMLTGAGWTILTGVCLMLFSLCHNPCSTTIYTIYKETRSWKWTALATAMPLAIGFTLCAVVASVWRAAT; the protein is encoded by the coding sequence ATGAGCACGCCCGCCGACATCGTCCGTTCCGTCGACGCCGAACGCTGGCGTCTGCCGCGCAACGTCCACGACCAGCTCACCGAGGCCATCTACGGCGAGGCCGCTCGCATCGCCGAGCGTTCCGTCGGCCGCCGCGGTTCGTCGCGACGGTTGGAGTGGCAGCAGCGTATCGACAAACTGGTTACGGGTCCGATCACCGGTTTGCCCATCATGGCGCTGGCCTTCGCCACGGTGCTCTGGCTCACCATCAGCGGGGCGAACGTCCCGAGTGGGCTGCTCGCCACACTCCTCGTCGACACCCTCCATCCGATCCTGCGCGAGTTCGCGCACGCGCATCTGTGGGCGTGGTTGGCGGGCCTGCTCGTCGACGGCATGTATCTCGCCACCGCGTGGGTCATCAGCGTGATGCTGCCACCGATGGCGATCTTCTTCCCGCTCTTCACGCTGTTGGAGGATTTCGGATACCTGCCGCGCGTGGCCTTCAATCTCGACCGCATCTTCCAGCGTGTGGGGGCGCACGGAAAACAGTCGCTCACCATGGCGATGGGTTACGGGTGCAACGCCGCGGGCGTCATCGCGGCGCGCGTCATCGACTCGCCGCGTGAGCGGTTGATCGCGATCATCACGAACAACTTCGCCATCTGCAACGGCCGCTGGCCCACGCAGATCCTCATCGCCACGATCTTCCTCGGTGCGCTCGCTCCGGCCGCGTTCGCGGGGTTCACCGCCACGTTCGCCGTCTTCGCCGTCGCGGTGGTCGGCTTGTTGCTCACGTTGGCGAGTTCGTGGGTCCTCAGCCGCACCGTGCTGCGTGGCGAGGCGTCGACCTTCAGTCTCGAGCTCCCACCCTACCGGCCGCCGAACATCCTGCGCACGCTCTACACCTCGTTGATCGATCGCACACTCTTCGTGCTTTGGCGCGCGATCGTCTTCGCGCTCCCCGCGGGCGCGGTCATCTGGCTCGTCGCCAACATCGAGTTCGGCGACCAGAGCGCGGCGGCGTGGATCGTCGGCGGGCTCGATCCCGTGGCCGTGTTCTTCGGACTCAACGGCGTGATCCTCCTCGCCTACATCATCGCCGTACCAGCCAACGAAATCGTCATCCCGACGATCCTGATGCTCACGGCGTTGCTCACCGGTCAGAGCGAACTCGGCGGCGGTGCGGGCGTGATGTTCGAAACCGACGACGCGAGCGTGCACGCCATGCTCACCGGTGCGGGTTGGACGATCCTCACGGGTGTGTGCCTCATGCTCTTCAGCCTGTGCCACAACCCCTGCAGCACCACGATTTACACGATCTACAAGGAGACGCGTTCGTGGAAGTGGACCGCCCTCGCCACGGCGATGCCGCTCGCCATCGGCTTCACCCTCTGCGCCGTCGTCGCCTCCGTCTGGCGTGCGGCGACGTGA
- a CDS encoding DUF3500 domain-containing protein, whose amino-acid sequence MTRLPFALVALAVAWFSILSSMHAHPHPVADEMSAAARAWLESLDERQRAEATVAFETGDREDWHFVPRRRGGLALKEMNEAQRRLAFALVRSALSARGFEKVQAIVTLESVLREIEGGGIFSHRDPERYHLLVAGTPEAHGTWGWRFEGHHLSLNITAVRGEAFAVTPSFLGANPAEVPRGPRRGERILAEEEDLGRALVRSLDARQRAVAIVSTRAPSDILTGAARRVEPLSPPGIAYAALEAEQQAALVRLIEVYVERHRAELAKADMQKIRAAGLEKVHFAWAGGLERGEGHYYRVQGPTFLLEYDNTQNDANHIHTVWRDFEGDFGRDLLREHLEHDHGARE is encoded by the coding sequence ATGACCCGTCTCCCCTTCGCCCTGGTCGCGCTCGCCGTGGCGTGGTTCTCGATCCTCTCCTCCATGCATGCGCATCCTCACCCCGTAGCCGACGAGATGTCCGCCGCGGCGCGGGCGTGGTTGGAGTCGCTCGACGAGCGGCAGCGCGCGGAGGCGACGGTCGCGTTCGAGACGGGGGATCGTGAGGACTGGCACTTCGTGCCGCGGCGGCGTGGCGGCCTGGCGTTGAAGGAGATGAACGAAGCGCAGCGGCGTCTGGCGTTCGCCTTGGTGCGGAGTGCGTTGAGCGCGCGCGGGTTCGAGAAGGTGCAGGCGATCGTGACGCTCGAGTCGGTGCTGAGGGAGATCGAGGGCGGCGGGATCTTTTCGCACCGCGATCCGGAGCGTTACCACCTGCTCGTGGCCGGCACGCCGGAAGCGCACGGGACGTGGGGCTGGCGTTTCGAAGGGCACCATCTGTCGCTCAACATCACGGCCGTGCGCGGGGAGGCGTTCGCCGTGACGCCGTCGTTTCTCGGGGCGAATCCCGCCGAGGTGCCGCGCGGACCGCGGCGCGGGGAGCGCATCCTCGCGGAAGAGGAAGACCTCGGGCGGGCGTTGGTGCGTTCGCTCGATGCGAGGCAGCGTGCAGTCGCGATCGTGTCGACGCGCGCGCCGAGCGACATCCTGACCGGGGCCGCGCGACGCGTGGAACCGCTCTCGCCGCCGGGCATCGCCTACGCCGCGCTCGAAGCGGAGCAGCAGGCGGCGTTGGTGCGCCTGATCGAGGTCTACGTGGAGCGGCACCGTGCGGAGCTGGCGAAGGCCGACATGCAGAAGATTCGCGCGGCCGGGCTGGAGAAGGTGCACTTTGCGTGGGCCGGAGGTCTGGAACGCGGCGAGGGTCACTACTACCGGGTGCAGGGGCCGACGTTTCTGCTCGAGTACGACAACACTCAGAACGACGCCAACCACATCCACACCGTGTGGCGCGACTTCGAGGGAGACTTCGGCCGCGACCTGCTGCGCGAACACCTCGAGCACGACCACGGCGCGCGGGAGTGA
- a CDS encoding hypothetical protein (frameshifted, insertion/deletion at around 768058) has protein sequence METGTGKTYVYLRTLLELHARYGWRKFVVVVPSVAIREGVMTSVELMRDHFRELYGNVPLEAWIYDSAQVSRLRHFATSPGLQLLVINIQAFDKSTNILNNPHDKLGGRRPIEFLQAAKPVVVLDEPQNLESERARAAITSLSPLCTLRYSATHRHVYNLLYQLDPVRAFELKLVKQIEIDSVREEGDFNRPYVRFKKVRPGARGITATLELDVQTATGIARKDVTVKHGDDLGSLAKRSIYTGLVVRGIDARPGGERVDLGQFSLALGAASGAMDEAIQRVQVRQTILRHFDKELTVARLPPEHRMKVLSLFFLDRAAHYAPSDGRVRAWFAEEYESARRLPQYASLRLPPVEHAHAGYFAERDGQAIDSRETSTKADDEAFEKIMRGKERLLSLDEPLRFIFSHSALREGWDNPNVFQICSLREMGTERERRQTLGRGLRLPVRADGTRCHDAALNRLTLIASEAFEDFARNLQSEFAEAGVRFNEAMIANARRRKKLRLRKGWNADPEFLALWERIQRRTRYAVRYDSQTLIERASAAIRHRPESIAPGRVTVVSAAVHVTRAGLVDEVQAAFSADEIRGPTTLPDFLAELQRRTELTRPTLARILTACGRLDEALLNPQQFLQIAEAEIQRVRRDLLADGVRYQPINDSVWEMALFEQELDAYLSRVQAVDKGLYDGVECDSDVEREFARQLDARSDIKLFLKLPRWFTIDTPLGRYNPDWAIVKEGPGEPPRLYLVRETKGVVRLDDLDWEERQKIACGKRHFAALGFRTGDYDWTDSATRV, from the coding sequence TTGGAGACCGGCACCGGCAAGACCTACGTCTATCTGCGCACGCTGCTCGAGCTACATGCACGCTACGGCTGGCGCAAGTTCGTCGTGGTCGTCCCGAGCGTGGCCATCCGCGAAGGTGTGATGACGAGCGTGGAGCTGATGCGCGACCACTTCCGCGAGCTCTACGGCAACGTCCCGCTCGAGGCGTGGATCTACGACTCAGCGCAGGTCTCGCGTCTGCGACACTTCGCCACCAGCCCGGGCCTGCAGTTGCTCGTGATCAACATCCAGGCCTTCGACAAATCCACCAACATCCTCAACAACCCGCACGACAAACTCGGCGGCCGGCGACCGATCGAGTTTCTCCAGGCCGCGAAGCCGGTCGTCGTGCTGGACGAACCGCAGAATCTCGAAAGCGAGCGCGCCCGCGCCGCCATCACGAGCCTCTCCCCGCTGTGCACGTTGCGCTACTCCGCCACGCACCGCCACGTGTACAACCTGCTCTACCAGCTCGACCCGGTGCGCGCGTTCGAGCTGAAGCTGGTCAAGCAAATCGAGATCGACAGCGTGCGCGAGGAGGGCGACTTCAACCGCCCTTACGTCCGCTTCAAGAAAGTGCGCCCCGGCGCCCGCGGCATCACCGCCACGCTCGAGCTGGATGTGCAAACCGCGACCGGGATCGCCCGCAAGGACGTGACCGTGAAGCACGGCGACGACCTCGGATCGCTGGCCAAGCGATCGATCTACACCGGTCTCGTCGTGCGCGGCATCGATGCCCGCCCGGGTGGCGAGCGCGTGGACCTCGGCCAGTTCAGTCTCGCTCTCGGCGCCGCCAGCGGCGCGATGGACGAGGCCATCCAGCGCGTGCAGGTGCGGCAGACCATCCTGCGCCACTTCGACAAGGAGCTCACCGTCGCAAGACTTCCGCCCGAGCACCGCATGAAAGTGCTCTCGCTCTTCTTCCTCGATCGCGCCGCCCACTACGCGCCGAGCGACGGCCGGGTGCGCGCGTGGTTCGCCGAGGAGTATGAATCGGCTCGCCGGCTGCCACAGTACGCCTCGCTGCGCCTCCCGCCGGTCGAACACGCCCACGCCGGCTACTTCGCGGAACGCGACGGCCAGGCGATCGATTCGCGCGAGACCAGCACCAAGGCCGATGATGAAGCCTTCGAGAAGATCATGCGCGGCAAGGAGCGCCTGCTCTCCCTCGACGAACCGCTGCGTTTCATCTTCAGCCACTCCGCGCTGCGCGAGGGCTGGGACAATCCCAACGTGTTTCAAATCTGCTCGCTGCGAGAGATGGGCACCGAACGGGAACGCCGGCAGACGCTCGGGCGCGGCCTGCGCCTGCCCGTGCGCGCCGACGGCACGCGCTGCCACGACGCCGCACTCAATCGCCTCACCCTCATCGCCAGCGAGGCATTCGAGGACTTCGCGCGCAACCTGCAGTCGGAGTTTGCCGAGGCCGGCGTTCGCTTCAACGAGGCCATGATCGCCAATGCCCGCCGCCGCAAAAAGCTGCGCCTGCGCAAGGGCTGGAATGCCGACCCGGAGTTTCTCGCCTTGTGGGAGCGCATCCAGCGCCGCACCCGCTACGCCGTCCGCTACGACTCGCAGACGCTGATCGAGCGGGCCTCGGCGGCCATCCGCCACCGTCCCGAATCGATCGCACCAGGCCGCGTCACCGTCGTCAGCGCCGCCGTCCACGTGACGCGCGCCGGTCTCGTGGACGAAGTGCAGGCCGCGTTTTCCGCCGACGAGATCCGCGGCCCGACCACGCTGCCCGATTTCCTCGCCGAACTGCAGCGCCGCACCGAACTCACGCGCCCGACACTGGCACGCATCCTCACCGCCTGCGGCCGCCTCGATGAGGCGCTGCTGAATCCGCAGCAGTTTCTCCAGATCGCCGAGGCGGAGATCCAGCGCGTGCGCCGCGACCTGCTCGCGGACGGCGTGCGGTATCAACCCATCAACGACAGCGTCTGGGAGATGGCGCTCTTCGAGCAGGAACTCGATGCCTACCTCAGCCGCGTGCAGGCCGTGGACAAGGGCCTCTACGACGGCGTCGAGTGCGACTCCGACGTGGAGCGCGAGTTCGCCCGTCAGCTCGACGCCCGCAGCGACATCAAGCTCTTCCTCAAACTCCCGCGCTGGTTCACCATCGACACTCCGCTCGGGCGCTACAATCCCGACTGGGCCATCGTGAAAGAAGGCCCGGGAGAGCCCCCGCGACTCTACCTCGTGCGGGAGACCAAGGGTGTCGTGCGACTCGACGATCTCGACTGGGAGGAACGCCAGAAGATCGCCTGCGGCAAACGTCACTTCGCGGCACTCGGCTTCAGAACCGGCGACTACGACTGGACCGACTCGGCCACGCGCGTGTGA
- the rhuM gene encoding RhuM family protein: MPDLPSSADEPNSVFLFYQTEDGQTRIDVRVEGETVWLSQKLMAELFQKDVRTINEHVQNIFEEGELQRLGTIRNFRIVQSEGVRSVAREVEFYNLDVIISVGYRVKSNRGTQFRIWATRTLREYIVKGFALDDQRLKQSPGYFEELLARIRDIRSSERMFYQKVLDIYATSADYDKHAPVTQDFFATVQNKLHYAAHGHTAAEIIRLRADASRPPMGMLTWDGAKPRKADARVAKNYLSREEIETLNLIVNQYLDFATLQARSRKAMYMADWRRKLDDFIRLNDREVLQNLGRVSHQDAMAHVDAEYEIFHRQRLSEETAAKERELQERLKRLPPAKDPPARADPGESGR; encoded by the coding sequence CCGCCGACGAGCCCAATTCCGTCTTTCTCTTCTACCAGACTGAAGACGGCCAAACCCGCATCGACGTGCGGGTGGAAGGCGAGACGGTCTGGCTCTCGCAGAAGCTCATGGCGGAACTGTTTCAAAAGGATGTGCGGACCATCAATGAGCACGTGCAGAATATCTTCGAAGAAGGTGAGCTTCAACGCCTTGGAACTATCCGGAATTTCCGGATAGTTCAATCGGAGGGGGTGCGTTCCGTCGCGCGGGAGGTCGAATTTTACAACCTGGATGTGATCATCTCGGTCGGCTACCGCGTAAAGTCCAACCGGGGCACACAATTCCGCATCTGGGCCACCCGCACACTCCGGGAGTACATCGTCAAGGGCTTCGCGCTCGACGATCAGCGGCTCAAGCAGAGCCCGGGCTACTTCGAAGAGCTGCTGGCGCGCATCCGCGACATCCGCAGCTCGGAGCGCATGTTCTACCAGAAGGTGCTGGATATCTACGCGACCAGCGCCGACTACGACAAACACGCGCCGGTCACGCAGGACTTCTTCGCCACCGTGCAGAACAAACTGCACTACGCCGCGCACGGCCACACCGCGGCAGAGATCATCCGGCTGCGCGCCGACGCCTCGCGCCCGCCTATGGGAATGCTCACCTGGGACGGCGCCAAACCGCGCAAGGCCGATGCCCGCGTGGCAAAGAACTACCTGTCGCGAGAGGAGATCGAGACCCTCAACCTGATCGTGAACCAGTACCTCGATTTCGCCACGCTCCAGGCTCGCTCCCGCAAGGCGATGTACATGGCGGACTGGCGCCGAAAGCTCGACGACTTCATCCGGCTGAACGACCGCGAAGTCCTGCAGAATCTCGGACGGGTGTCCCATCAAGATGCCATGGCGCACGTGGATGCCGAGTATGAGATCTTCCACCGACAGAGGCTATCCGAGGAGACCGCGGCGAAGGAACGAGAGTTGCAGGAGCGGCTGAAACGACTGCCCCCCGCCAAGGATCCGCCGGCCCGAGCCGACCCGGGAGAGTCCGGCCGATGA
- a CDS encoding YebC/PmpR family DNA-binding transcriptional regulator: MGRQWLHAKRAIVNLKKGKVVGKLVKEISVAAKMGGPDPSANPRLFAALEKARKNSVSRDVIERAIDKGAGTGSDKMQLEHVAFEGYAPHKVPVIVECMTDNLQRTVPEIRVLFKKGVLGAAGSNKFLFEHVGLVEAHTSTAGADLEAAAIEAGANDFEPLSHEQNDDVPEEATGARFILERTAVHAASVWLAANGWSVITSEIGYIAKQFPELTDEQRAEVGEFLHALDDHDDVQRVWAALR; this comes from the coding sequence ATGGGTCGCCAATGGCTGCACGCGAAGCGTGCGATCGTGAATCTCAAGAAGGGCAAGGTCGTCGGAAAACTCGTGAAGGAGATTTCCGTCGCCGCGAAAATGGGCGGCCCCGACCCCTCGGCCAACCCACGGCTCTTCGCCGCCCTCGAGAAGGCCCGCAAGAACTCCGTCTCCCGCGACGTGATCGAGCGCGCGATCGACAAAGGTGCCGGTACCGGCAGCGACAAGATGCAGCTCGAGCATGTCGCCTTCGAAGGCTACGCACCGCACAAGGTGCCCGTCATCGTCGAGTGCATGACCGACAACCTCCAGCGTACCGTCCCGGAGATCCGCGTGCTCTTCAAGAAGGGCGTCCTCGGTGCCGCCGGCAGCAACAAGTTCCTGTTCGAACACGTCGGCCTCGTCGAAGCCCACACCAGCACCGCCGGCGCCGACCTCGAAGCCGCCGCGATCGAAGCCGGCGCCAACGACTTCGAGCCGCTCTCTCACGAACAAAACGACGACGTCCCCGAAGAGGCCACGGGCGCGCGCTTCATCCTCGAGCGCACCGCCGTCCACGCCGCCTCCGTCTGGCTCGCCGCCAACGGCTGGTCCGTGATCACGAGCGAGATCGGCTACATCGCCAAACAGTTCCCCGAGCTGACCGACGAACAGCGCGCCGAGGTCGGCGAATTCCTCCACGCCCTCGACGACCACGACGACGTCCAGCGCGTCTGGGCCGCCCTGCGCTGA
- a CDS encoding glycine--tRNA ligase gives MSEKPVSSGGAPATSAAESMETIVSLAKRRGIIFPSSEIYGGLNGFFDYGPLGAEIKRNIRNAWWQDMVHRRDDIVGLETSIIMHPKVWEASGHVEGFTDPMVDCKVSKQRFRADQLFFSPVVVTAEDGTTSTVAYVSALEGDDTAGELQKKAEELKRKKAIRGTLVPVMAKDITEAAPEEIPLIPSPATGEPGSLTPPRAFNLMFSTHVGALADASSVAYLRPETAQGMFVDFKSVVDTGRVKLPFGIAQVGKSFRNEITPRNFIFRSREFEQMEMEYFIHPDADWFACHESWLQWCQDWLVSIGIPREQLSLHEHPKEKLAFYSRRTVDIMFKYPFGVQELWGIAARSDYDLKQHAKHSGKPMEMFDEATKQKFVPHVIEPAVGVDRILLAVLVSAYYEDVVEGEKRTVLRLHPRIAPYKVGVFPLLKNKPQLVERAQALYKRLKRRWNVFYDEAGAIGRRYRRQDEIGTPWCVTIDFDTVEKDGTFTIRDRDTLQQKRISEAELIAFLDEKVD, from the coding sequence ATGTCCGAGAAACCTGTATCCTCCGGCGGCGCACCTGCCACGTCCGCGGCCGAGTCCATGGAAACGATCGTCTCGCTGGCCAAGCGCCGCGGCATCATCTTCCCCTCCTCCGAGATCTACGGCGGTCTCAACGGTTTCTTCGACTACGGTCCGCTCGGTGCCGAGATCAAACGCAACATCCGCAACGCTTGGTGGCAGGACATGGTGCACCGGCGCGACGATATCGTCGGCCTCGAGACCTCGATCATCATGCACCCGAAGGTCTGGGAGGCCTCGGGCCACGTCGAGGGCTTCACCGACCCGATGGTCGACTGCAAGGTATCCAAACAACGGTTTCGCGCCGACCAGCTCTTCTTCTCGCCCGTCGTCGTCACCGCCGAGGATGGCACGACCTCGACCGTCGCCTACGTCTCCGCCCTGGAGGGCGACGATACTGCCGGCGAACTCCAGAAGAAGGCCGAGGAACTGAAGCGCAAGAAGGCCATCCGCGGCACGCTCGTGCCCGTCATGGCGAAAGACATCACCGAAGCCGCGCCCGAGGAGATCCCGCTCATCCCGTCGCCCGCCACGGGCGAGCCCGGCAGCCTCACGCCGCCGCGCGCGTTCAACCTCATGTTCTCCACCCACGTCGGCGCGCTCGCCGACGCGTCGTCGGTCGCCTACCTGCGGCCGGAGACGGCGCAGGGTATGTTCGTCGACTTCAAGAGCGTGGTCGACACCGGCCGCGTCAAGCTGCCCTTCGGCATCGCCCAGGTCGGCAAGTCCTTCCGCAACGAGATCACGCCGCGCAACTTCATCTTCCGCTCCCGCGAGTTCGAGCAGATGGAGATGGAATACTTCATCCATCCCGACGCCGACTGGTTCGCCTGCCACGAGTCGTGGCTGCAGTGGTGCCAGGACTGGCTCGTTTCCATCGGCATCCCGCGCGAGCAGCTCTCGCTGCACGAGCACCCGAAGGAGAAACTCGCGTTCTACTCGCGCCGCACGGTGGACATCATGTTCAAGTATCCGTTCGGCGTGCAGGAACTCTGGGGCATCGCCGCGCGCAGCGACTACGACCTCAAGCAGCATGCGAAACACTCCGGCAAGCCGATGGAGATGTTCGACGAGGCGACGAAGCAGAAGTTCGTCCCGCACGTCATCGAGCCCGCCGTCGGTGTGGACCGGATACTCCTGGCCGTGCTCGTGAGCGCCTACTACGAGGACGTGGTCGAGGGCGAGAAGCGCACCGTGCTGCGCCTGCACCCGCGCATCGCGCCCTACAAGGTCGGCGTCTTCCCGCTGCTCAAGAACAAGCCCCAGCTCGTCGAGCGCGCGCAGGCGCTCTACAAGCGCCTGAAGCGCCGCTGGAACGTCTTCTACGATGAGGCCGGCGCGATCGGCCGCCGCTACCGCCGCCAGGACGAGATCGGCACGCCCTGGTGCGTGACGATCGACTTCGACACGGTGGAGAAGGACGGCACCTTCACGATCCGCGACCGCGACACCCTGCAGCAGAAGCGCATCTCCGAGGCCGAGCTGATCGCTTTCCTGGACGAGAAGGTGGACTGA
- a CDS encoding PIN domain nuclease — protein sequence MRPLLDTNVLVDVALRRPGLHEASGATVVWCLNNPGAGLVTVHSLATFSYLAGRAAGPAKAREFIADLTEGMDIARLDNDEVRRALALPLADFEDALVAAAAEAAAATLIVTRNTADFRRSPVKAVTPEDFVRLVTRA from the coding sequence ATGCGTCCGCTACTGGACACGAACGTGCTGGTGGATGTGGCTCTGCGCCGTCCAGGATTGCACGAGGCGAGCGGAGCGACCGTGGTTTGGTGCCTGAACAACCCGGGCGCAGGCTTGGTGACTGTCCACTCGCTGGCGACTTTCTCCTACCTTGCCGGCCGCGCCGCCGGGCCTGCCAAAGCCCGCGAGTTCATCGCGGATCTCACGGAAGGCATGGATATCGCGCGGCTCGACAACGACGAGGTTCGGCGGGCGTTGGCGCTTCCATTGGCCGATTTCGAAGACGCTCTCGTCGCGGCCGCTGCCGAAGCCGCTGCGGCCACGCTCATCGTCACGCGCAACACTGCCGATTTCCGTCGCTCCCCCGTGAAGGCCGTCACCCCGGAGGATTTCGTGCGCCTCGTGACGAGGGCCTGA
- a CDS encoding HNH endonuclease, translated as MARGRAWTHDELVIAMNLYCTMEFGQFHARNRVIVEIAGKLDRSPSSLAMKLCNFASLDPYHAARGVRGLSGASQADRAVWDEFHRDWEGNAFESERLLAEIKGKRVEQETEIDETDLPREGKERERVVRQRVNQHFFRSTILAAYDRRCCVTGLANVELLVASHIVPWALNKVARVNPRNGLCLNALHDRAFDRGLMTITKDFRVKLAPELKTETVASSTQRWLAEFDDCPIRLPQRFLPDEQFLDWHRRQCFRAS; from the coding sequence ATGGCGAGGGGACGTGCATGGACTCACGACGAGTTGGTGATCGCGATGAACCTCTACTGCACGATGGAGTTCGGGCAGTTCCATGCGCGTAACCGCGTGATCGTCGAGATTGCCGGCAAGCTCGATCGCAGCCCGAGCAGCCTCGCAATGAAGCTGTGCAACTTTGCGTCTCTGGATCCGTATCACGCTGCGCGCGGAGTGCGCGGGCTCAGTGGAGCGAGCCAAGCAGACCGCGCGGTTTGGGATGAGTTTCATCGCGACTGGGAAGGCAACGCCTTCGAGAGCGAACGGCTGCTTGCGGAGATCAAAGGCAAGCGAGTCGAGCAAGAGACGGAGATCGACGAGACGGACCTTCCGCGGGAAGGCAAAGAGCGGGAGCGGGTCGTTCGGCAGCGCGTCAATCAACACTTCTTTCGCTCCACGATTCTCGCTGCCTACGATCGCCGGTGCTGCGTTACGGGGCTCGCGAATGTCGAACTGCTCGTTGCGAGCCACATCGTGCCATGGGCGCTGAACAAGGTCGCGCGCGTGAATCCGCGAAACGGCCTTTGTCTGAATGCACTCCACGATCGCGCGTTCGATCGCGGGCTGATGACCATCACGAAGGACTTCCGCGTAAAGCTCGCTCCCGAGTTGAAGACGGAAACCGTCGCATCATCGACGCAGCGCTGGCTCGCCGAGTTCGACGACTGCCCGATCCGACTCCCGCAACGTTTCCTTCCCGACGAACAATTCCTCGACTGGCATCGACGACAGTGCTTTCGCGCGTCGTAG
- a CDS encoding SDR family NAD(P)-dependent oxidoreductase, with protein MTAGAQGIGLAISRGLVAAGCDVFVHYRSSRARAETLCAEVVGMGGRAACGTADLTSGAECARLVAEAVAFLGGIDVLVNNAGSLVGRRSLEDADDAFCAEVMALNVDSVRHVTRAALPYLTQAAAERGGASVVNLSSLAGRKGGHAGSLVYSTAKGAVLTLTRALAAELGPRGIRVNALAPGLILGTSFHDTHTTEESKRATVAGIPLGRGGTADDVARAAVFLAGEFDGFITGATLDINGGVYMA; from the coding sequence GTGACCGCGGGCGCGCAGGGCATCGGTCTCGCCATCAGCCGCGGACTCGTGGCGGCGGGTTGCGACGTGTTCGTGCACTACCGCAGCAGTCGCGCGCGTGCGGAGACGCTGTGCGCGGAAGTCGTGGGCATGGGTGGGCGGGCCGCGTGCGGGACGGCCGATCTCACGTCCGGTGCCGAGTGCGCCCGACTGGTGGCTGAGGCGGTCGCGTTTCTGGGCGGGATCGACGTGTTGGTGAACAACGCCGGATCGCTCGTCGGGCGCCGCAGTCTGGAGGATGCGGACGACGCCTTTTGCGCCGAGGTGATGGCGCTCAACGTCGACAGCGTGCGCCACGTCACGCGCGCGGCGTTGCCGTACCTCACGCAGGCCGCCGCGGAGCGGGGCGGGGCGAGCGTGGTCAACCTCTCCTCGCTGGCGGGGCGCAAGGGCGGGCACGCCGGTTCGCTCGTTTACTCCACCGCGAAGGGCGCGGTGTTGACGCTCACGCGTGCGCTCGCGGCGGAGCTGGGACCGCGCGGGATACGGGTCAACGCGCTCGCGCCCGGGCTCATCCTCGGCACCAGTTTCCACGATACGCACACGACCGAAGAGTCGAAACGGGCCACGGTCGCGGGCATCCCACTCGGTCGTGGCGGCACGGCGGACGACGTGGCGCGCGCAGCGGTGTTCCTTGCCGGGGAGTTCGACGGGTTTATCACCGGAGCGACGCTCGACATCAACGGCGGCGTCTACATGGCGTGA